In Primulina eburnea isolate SZY01 chromosome 3, ASM2296580v1, whole genome shotgun sequence, one DNA window encodes the following:
- the LOC140828129 gene encoding purple acid phosphatase 5-like produces MASVTWILPILCLWLHVSVTCNAGITSKYVRKPHASVDMPPEHFSSPAIFNAPEQVHITQGDHEGRGVIVSWVTPLHKNPNVVTYWEAEGEHRRRNKVHAATSSYRYYNYTSGFIHHATLRKLKYDTRYIYELGKHNAARKFSFTTPPKVGPDVPYTFGVMGDLGQTYDSNQTFEHYVSNPKGQAVLFVGDLSYADHYPFHDNFKWDIWGRFIEKSTAYQPWIWTAGNHEIDHAPEIEENTPFKPYMHRYHVPYNACKSTSPLWYSIKRASAYIIVLSSYSAYCKYTPQYNWLEREFPKVNRSETPWLIVLLHSPMYNSNNYHYMEGESMRVMIEPWFVENKVDLVFSGHVHSYERSERISNVQYNITNGLSAPVKNSSAPVYITIGDGGNIEGVADNFADPQPSYSAFREASFGHAILEIKNRTHAFYTWHRNQDNEPAVADSTWFYNRYWYPHDEPSSSSSLV; encoded by the exons ATGGCTTCTGTCACGTGGATTCTTCCAATTCTTTGTCTATGGCTCCATGTTTCCGTCACATGCAACGCTGGAATAACCAGTAAGTACGTGCGAAAACCGCATGCATCAGTTGATATGCCACCGGAGCACTTCTCTTCTCCTGCGATATTCAATGCACCTGAACAG GTTCATATAACGCAGGGAGATCATGAGGGGAGAGGGGTGATCGTTTCTTGGGTGACGCCGTTGCACAAGAATCCGAATGTGGTCACGTATTGGGAGGCGGAGGGGGAACACAGGCGCAGGAATAAGGTGCACGCTGCGACCTCGAGTTATCGATACTATAACTACACTTCTGGTTTCATTCATCATGCGACTCTTAGAAAGCTTAAG TATGATACAAGGTATATCTATGAACTCGGTAAGCACAACGCGGCTCGGAAATTTTCCTTCACAACTCCTCCTAAAGTAGGACCTGATGTCCCTTACACATTCGGTGTTATGG GAGACTTGGGACAAACATACGACTCGAATCAAACGTTCGAGCATTATGTATCCAACCCAAAAGGGCAAGCAGTTCTATTTGTTGGCGATCTTTCATATGCAGATCATTATCCCTTTCACGACAATTTCAAGTGGGATATTTGGGGCCGTTTCATCGAGAAGAGCACTGCATACCAACCGTGGATATGGACTGCAGGCAATCACGAAATCGACCATGCCCCTGAAATT GAGGAAAATACTCCATTCAAGCCTTATATGCACAGGTATCACGTTCCTTACAATGCGTGCAAAAGCACGTCTCCTCTTTGGTACTCGATAAAACGTGCATCAGCATACATAATCGTCTTATCATCTTACTCGGCTTACT GTAAATATACCCCTCAATACAATTGGCTCGAGCGAGAATTTCCAAAAGTTAACAGATCCGAAACTCCATGGCTGATTGTGCTGCTTCACTCCCCCATGTATAATAGTAATAACTATCACTATATGGAAGGAGAGAGCATGAGAGTTATGATCGAACCATGGTTTGTCGAAAACAAAGTCGATCTCGTGTTCTCTGGACATGTTCACTCCTACGAACGCTCG GAACGAATATCGAATGTTCAATACAACATAACCAATGGATTAAGTGCACCAGTTAAGAACTCTTCTGCTCCAGTGTATATAACCATTGGTGATGGTGGAAACATCGAAGGCGTAGCCGATAA CTTCGCGGATCCACAGCCGAGTTACTCAGCCTTTCGGGAAGCAAGTTTTGGTCACGCGATTCTTGAAATAAAAAACCGGACTCATGCATTCTATACTTGGCATCGTAACCAAGATAACGAGCCTGCCGTTGCCGACTCAACATGGTTTTACAATAGATATTGGTACCCACACGACGAGCCTAGCTCCAGCTCAAGCTTGGTTTAA
- the LOC140828130 gene encoding guanine nucleotide-binding protein subunit gamma 3-like: protein MEGLSGSGLVSALPPPRPKSPPEYPDLYGKRRVLAKIQMLEKEIGSLEEELKSADGFQQASRSCKEIVEFVTSNADPLMPTSRTKEIRRPHGFGKWLCGVSCFNISGICTTDPEIPPCSKCGCSGLCVTCRVPKFTCGSCLTTERLNKSKCCWSWCIPKFRSCITCSCSCIKCSASPKCLEVNFCSCYKNCCYPSYFCY, encoded by the exons ATGGAGGGTTTAAGTGGCAGTGGTTTGGTGTCGGCACTTCCGCCGCCGAGGCCTAAGTCGCCGCCTGAGTATCCGGATTTATATGGGAAGCGGCGGGTGTTGGCCAAGATTCAGATGCTGGAGAAGGAAATTGGCTCTCTTGAG GAAGAGTTGAAGTCTGCCGATGGGTTTCAGCAAGCTTCAAGATCATGTAAAGA GATTGTGGAATTCGTCACATCAAATGCAGATCCTCTTATGCCTAC AAGCCGAACCAAGGAAATTCGCAGACCTCATGGCTTCGGAAAATGGCTGTG TGGAGTATCTTGTTTCAATATCTCTGGGATCTGCACAACCGATCCCGAGATACCACCATGCAGCAAGTGTGGTTGCAGCGGCCTATGTGTGACCTGCCGAGTGCCTAAATTCACCTGTGGCTCCTGCTTGACTACAGAACGCCTTAACAAGTCCAAGTGCTGCTGGAGCTGGTGTATTCCCAAGTTCCGTTCATGTATAACGTGCTcttgctcctgtatcaaatgtAGTGCTTCTCCCAAGTGTCTCGAGGTAAATTTTTGTTCTTGTTACAAAAACTGCTGCTACCCTAGCTACTTCTGCTATTAA
- the LOC140825830 gene encoding uncharacterized protein isoform X1, which yields MMASSSSQSVPSNRVDKDLNFQLPLYKAAIRGDWESARNFFDSDPDAVTARISKISETVLHIAVGRSEAIHFVEKLVELMPTEALSLTSKFRETALHYTAKYGNVQAAKLLVARDPELPHIRNDTNFLPLHLAALFGQKEIVVYLLTVTRENVEPNPFAGRPGSLLLSTIVHSGFYDVALDLVRRYPKLATTLTPGGNTALSILAGIPSAFPSGGSLSFWQKLIYFCIPVKLAKASHLRHGCDVENLSERPAKQMTLCWQSLIQNFRRDYSILACQKVYTELWNIIGRAVPQVKKIHDTKLTHSQAMDLVKCLCMEILQVDNLKSGSIYKPAVILAATLGHYEVLDEILNSFPSAIWCLDKDGHDLFQIAVINRRETIFNLLYDLEEHAHLVTQNTDINKNNILHLAGKLAPPHRLNLVVGTALQMQRELQWYKEVEKFVTPSYKGKENSDGKMPSMVFTEEHKNLVVEGEQWLKDTAKSCTFATTLIATVVFAAAITVPGGSSTHTGLPIFEKKTPFVVFAVSNALSLCSSMISVSMFLFILNSRCAEGDFLYSLPNKLIIGLVNLFLSLAFMMIAFSSAIYTVFGHGKAWILAPITVLACLPVSLFLSMQFPLVKDMIRSTYGPGIFGKNRNNKFRQIKN from the exons ATGATGGCCAGTTCTTCGTCGCAGTCGGTTCCGAGTAACAGAG TAGATAAGGATCTTAACTTCCAGCTGCCTTTGTATAAAGCTGCAATCCGAGGTGATTGGGAGAGCGCGAGAAATTTTTTTGACTCCGATCCGGATGCCGTCACAGCTAGGATATCAAAGATTTCAGAGACAGTACTTCACATTGCAGTTGGAAGAAGTGAAGCAATCCATTTCGTGGAAAAGTTAGTGGAATTAATGCCCACCGAGGCTCTTTCTTTAACGAGTAAATTTCGTGAAACTGCGCTACACTATACTGCCAAATATGGAAATGTCCAGGCAGCAAAACTATTAGTTGCCCGTGATCCAGAGTTGCCTCACATTAGGAATGATACGAACTTCCTGCCTCTCCATTTGGCTGCTCTTTTTGGTCAAAAGGAAATTGTTGTATATCTATTGACTGTCACGAGAGAAAATGTGGAGCCGAATCCCTTTGCAGGTCGCCCTGGCAGTTTACTCTTGAGTACTATTGTGCATTCTGGATTCTATG ATGTGGCTTTGGATCTGGTTCGACGATATCCGAAGTTGGCTACAACCCTAACTCCTGGTGGCAATACAGCATTGAGTATATTAGCTGGAATACCTTCAGCTTTTCCAAGTGGAGGTTCCCTAAGTTTTTGGCAGAAGCTAATATATTTTT GTATTCCCGTGAAGTTGGCTAAGGCCTCTCATCTCAGACATGGATGTGACGTTGAAAACCTATCTGAACGACCTGCTAAACAGATGACCTTATGCTGGCAGAGTCTTATTCAAAATTTCAGAAGGGATTATTCAATATTAG CCTGCCAAAAGGTATACACAGAATTATGGAATATCATTGGCAGAGCAG TGCCACAGGTTAAGAAAATACATGACACAAAATTAACACATAGCCAAGCGATGGACTTAGTCAAATGCTTGTGCATGGAAATCCTGCAGGTCGATAATTTGAAATCTGGTTCAATATATAAACCAGCAGTCATTTTGGCTGCGACTCTTGGACACTATGAAGTTCTAGATGAAATCTTGAATTCATTTCCTAGTGCAATTTGGTGTTTAGACAAGGATGGCCATGATTTGTTTCAGATCGCAGTAATTAACCGCCGTGAAACTATTTTCAACCTTCTATATGACTTGGAGGAACATGCACATTTAGTCACACAGAATACTGATAttaataaaaacaatatattgcATTTGGCTGGAAAGTTAGCGCCCCCGCATCGTCTTAATCTTGTCGTCGGCACTGCCTTGCAGATGCAGCGCGAGCTCCAGTGGTACAAG GAAGTTGAAAAATTTGTGACGCCAAGTTACAAGGGGAAGGAGAATTCTGATGGGAAGATGCCTTCAATGGTTTTCACCGAGGAACACAAAAATTTGGTTGTAGAGGGTGAGCAATGGTTGAAAGACACAGCTAAATCATGCACATTTGCCACGACACTTATTGCTACAGTGGTGTTTGCTGCTGCAATAACCGTGCCAGGCGGTAGTAGCACCCATACTGGATTGCCGATCTTTGAGAAGAAAACCCCCTTTGTTGTATTTGCCGTTTCAAATGCATTGTCCTTGTGTTCGTCCATGATTTCTGTCTCAATGTTCTTGTTTATTCTCAACTCACGCTGTGCTGAAGGTGATTTCTTATACTCGCTGCCGAATAAGTTGATCATAGGGCTTGTGAACCTGTTTCTGTCCTTGGCATTCATGATGATTGCTTTCAGCTCTGCGATTTACACTGTCTTTGGCCATGGAAAGGCGTGGATTCTCGCGCCTATTACTGTGCTCGCCTGTCTTCCGGTTTCCTTGTTTTTATCAATGCAATTTCCACTAGTTAAGGATATGATCAGATCAACATATGGTCCTGGGATCTTTGGCAAGAACAGGAACAACAAATTTCGACAAATCAAGAACTAG
- the LOC140825830 gene encoding uncharacterized protein isoform X2 produces MMASSSSQSVPSNRDKDLNFQLPLYKAAIRGDWESARNFFDSDPDAVTARISKISETVLHIAVGRSEAIHFVEKLVELMPTEALSLTSKFRETALHYTAKYGNVQAAKLLVARDPELPHIRNDTNFLPLHLAALFGQKEIVVYLLTVTRENVEPNPFAGRPGSLLLSTIVHSGFYDVALDLVRRYPKLATTLTPGGNTALSILAGIPSAFPSGGSLSFWQKLIYFCIPVKLAKASHLRHGCDVENLSERPAKQMTLCWQSLIQNFRRDYSILACQKVYTELWNIIGRAVPQVKKIHDTKLTHSQAMDLVKCLCMEILQVDNLKSGSIYKPAVILAATLGHYEVLDEILNSFPSAIWCLDKDGHDLFQIAVINRRETIFNLLYDLEEHAHLVTQNTDINKNNILHLAGKLAPPHRLNLVVGTALQMQRELQWYKEVEKFVTPSYKGKENSDGKMPSMVFTEEHKNLVVEGEQWLKDTAKSCTFATTLIATVVFAAAITVPGGSSTHTGLPIFEKKTPFVVFAVSNALSLCSSMISVSMFLFILNSRCAEGDFLYSLPNKLIIGLVNLFLSLAFMMIAFSSAIYTVFGHGKAWILAPITVLACLPVSLFLSMQFPLVKDMIRSTYGPGIFGKNRNNKFRQIKN; encoded by the exons ATGATGGCCAGTTCTTCGTCGCAGTCGGTTCCGAGTAACAGAG ATAAGGATCTTAACTTCCAGCTGCCTTTGTATAAAGCTGCAATCCGAGGTGATTGGGAGAGCGCGAGAAATTTTTTTGACTCCGATCCGGATGCCGTCACAGCTAGGATATCAAAGATTTCAGAGACAGTACTTCACATTGCAGTTGGAAGAAGTGAAGCAATCCATTTCGTGGAAAAGTTAGTGGAATTAATGCCCACCGAGGCTCTTTCTTTAACGAGTAAATTTCGTGAAACTGCGCTACACTATACTGCCAAATATGGAAATGTCCAGGCAGCAAAACTATTAGTTGCCCGTGATCCAGAGTTGCCTCACATTAGGAATGATACGAACTTCCTGCCTCTCCATTTGGCTGCTCTTTTTGGTCAAAAGGAAATTGTTGTATATCTATTGACTGTCACGAGAGAAAATGTGGAGCCGAATCCCTTTGCAGGTCGCCCTGGCAGTTTACTCTTGAGTACTATTGTGCATTCTGGATTCTATG ATGTGGCTTTGGATCTGGTTCGACGATATCCGAAGTTGGCTACAACCCTAACTCCTGGTGGCAATACAGCATTGAGTATATTAGCTGGAATACCTTCAGCTTTTCCAAGTGGAGGTTCCCTAAGTTTTTGGCAGAAGCTAATATATTTTT GTATTCCCGTGAAGTTGGCTAAGGCCTCTCATCTCAGACATGGATGTGACGTTGAAAACCTATCTGAACGACCTGCTAAACAGATGACCTTATGCTGGCAGAGTCTTATTCAAAATTTCAGAAGGGATTATTCAATATTAG CCTGCCAAAAGGTATACACAGAATTATGGAATATCATTGGCAGAGCAG TGCCACAGGTTAAGAAAATACATGACACAAAATTAACACATAGCCAAGCGATGGACTTAGTCAAATGCTTGTGCATGGAAATCCTGCAGGTCGATAATTTGAAATCTGGTTCAATATATAAACCAGCAGTCATTTTGGCTGCGACTCTTGGACACTATGAAGTTCTAGATGAAATCTTGAATTCATTTCCTAGTGCAATTTGGTGTTTAGACAAGGATGGCCATGATTTGTTTCAGATCGCAGTAATTAACCGCCGTGAAACTATTTTCAACCTTCTATATGACTTGGAGGAACATGCACATTTAGTCACACAGAATACTGATAttaataaaaacaatatattgcATTTGGCTGGAAAGTTAGCGCCCCCGCATCGTCTTAATCTTGTCGTCGGCACTGCCTTGCAGATGCAGCGCGAGCTCCAGTGGTACAAG GAAGTTGAAAAATTTGTGACGCCAAGTTACAAGGGGAAGGAGAATTCTGATGGGAAGATGCCTTCAATGGTTTTCACCGAGGAACACAAAAATTTGGTTGTAGAGGGTGAGCAATGGTTGAAAGACACAGCTAAATCATGCACATTTGCCACGACACTTATTGCTACAGTGGTGTTTGCTGCTGCAATAACCGTGCCAGGCGGTAGTAGCACCCATACTGGATTGCCGATCTTTGAGAAGAAAACCCCCTTTGTTGTATTTGCCGTTTCAAATGCATTGTCCTTGTGTTCGTCCATGATTTCTGTCTCAATGTTCTTGTTTATTCTCAACTCACGCTGTGCTGAAGGTGATTTCTTATACTCGCTGCCGAATAAGTTGATCATAGGGCTTGTGAACCTGTTTCTGTCCTTGGCATTCATGATGATTGCTTTCAGCTCTGCGATTTACACTGTCTTTGGCCATGGAAAGGCGTGGATTCTCGCGCCTATTACTGTGCTCGCCTGTCTTCCGGTTTCCTTGTTTTTATCAATGCAATTTCCACTAGTTAAGGATATGATCAGATCAACATATGGTCCTGGGATCTTTGGCAAGAACAGGAACAACAAATTTCGACAAATCAAGAACTAG